One part of the Lotus japonicus ecotype B-129 chromosome 2, LjGifu_v1.2 genome encodes these proteins:
- the LOC130740587 gene encoding serine/arginine-rich splicing factor SR45a yields the protein MSDSPVRRNSRSPSPWRAQSRSRSRSPRPKSRSPRPKSRSPRAKSRSPRPRSRSPRPRSRSRSLEKQRPRSCSRSRGRSRSRSPEDRNGGNTLYVTGLSSRVTERDLEEHFAKEGKVASCFLVVEPRTRISRGFAFITMDTVEDANRCVKYLNQSVLEGRYITVERSRRKRPRTPTPGHYLGLKSTRDRDYGHRGGDRGRYRGGGGGGSGRDDYQHRRSPRRSPYRGGRDYSPRRSSPYAGRSRRERSRSLPYSPYASPDRRYARGSR from the exons ATG TCGGATTCTCCAGTAAGAAG GAATTCAAGGTCTCCTTCTCCATGGAGAGCTCAGTCACGATCCAGGTCTAGGTCTCCAAGGCCTAAGTCTAGGTCCCCGAGGCCTAAGTCAAGGTCCCCAAGGGCTAAGTCTAGGTCCCCCCGGCCTAGGTCGAGGTCCCCAAGACCTAGGTCTAGGTCAAGATCGCTTGAGAAGCAAAGGCCCAGGTCCTGCTCCAGAAGCCGTGGCAG GTCAAGATCAAGGAGTCCTGAGGATAG AAATGGTGGGAATACTCTTTATGTGACTGGGCTATCTTCAAGGGTCACTGAGAGAGACCTAGAGGAGCATTTCGCTAAGGAAGGAAAA gtTGCTTCATGTTTTCTCGTGGTGGAGCCTCGAACACGTATTTCTCGTGGATTTGCTTTTATTACGATGGACACTGTTGAGGATGCAAACCGCTGTGTCAAGTATCTCAATCAATCTGTTTTAGAGGGTCGCTATATCACTGTTGAGCGG TCACGAAGAAAGAGGCCGAGGACTCCTACACCTGGACATTATCTTGGGCTGAAAAGTACCAGAGATAGAGACTATG GACATCGTGGTGGTGACCGAGGAAGGTAtcgaggtggaggtggaggtggatcTGGCCGTGATGATTACCAACACCGTCGGTCTCCAAGGCGTTCACCATACAGAGGTGGCAGGGATTATTCCCCAAGGCGCTCCTCCCCCTATGCTGGAAGATCTCGAAGGGAAAGGTCTAGGTCTCTTCCTTATTCTCCATATGCTAGCCCAGATAGGAGGTATGCTCGTGGGTCTAGGTGA